The proteins below are encoded in one region of Saccopteryx leptura isolate mSacLep1 chromosome 1, mSacLep1_pri_phased_curated, whole genome shotgun sequence:
- the TSKU gene encoding tsukushi produces MPWSPLLPLLLLLAVSQVRTTRPCFPGCQCEVETFGLFDSFSLTRVDCSSLGPHIVPVPIPLDTAHLDLSSNRLETVNESVLAGPGYTTLAGLDLSHNLLTSISPTAFSRLRYLESLDLSHNGLAALPADIFTSSPLSDVNLSHNRLREVPVSAFTTHTQGRALHVDLSHNLIHRLVPHPAGASPARPTIQSLNLGWNRIRTVPNLRDLPLRYLSLDGNPLTAIVPGAFTGLAGLTHLSLGSLQGLPQLAPYGFRELRGLQVLDLSGNPKLKWAGAEVFSGLGSLQELDLSGTGLVPVPEMLLLHLPALQSISVGQGRQCRRLVREGAYPRQPGASPKVALHCIDTGEPASRGPDTL; encoded by the coding sequence ATGCCGTGGTCTCCGCTGCTGCCCCTGTTGCTGTTGCTGGCCGTGAGCCAAGTCCGGACAACCCGGCCATGCTTCCCCGGATGCCAGTGTGAGGTGGAAACATTCGGCCTCTTTGACAGCTTCAGCCTGACACGAGTGGATTGCAGCAGCCTGGGCCCCCACATCGTGCCCGTGCCCATCCCTCTGGACACAGCTCACTTGGACCTGTCCTCCAACCGGCTGGAGACAGTGAACGAGTCAGTGTTGGCAGGGCCAGGCTACACCACGCTGGCCGGCCTGGATCTCAGTCACAACCTGCTCACCAGCATCTCGCCCACTGCCTTCTCCCGCCTTCGCTACCTGGAGTCGCTCGACCTCAGCCACAACGGCCTGGCAGCGCTGCCTGCGGACATCTTCACCAGCTCACCCCTGAGTGACGTGAACCTCAGCCACAACCGGCTCCGTGAGGTGCCAGTGTCCGCCTTCACCACCCACACCCAGGGCAGGGCGCTGCACGTGGACCTCTCCCACAACCTCATCCACCGCCTCGTGCCCCACCCCGCCGGGGCCAGCCCGGCCAGGCCTACCATTCAGAGCTTGAACCTGGGCTGGAACCGGATCCGCACTGTGCCCAACCTCCGGGACTTGCCCCTGCGCTACCTGAGCCTGGATGGGAACCCGCTGACTGCCATCGTCCCAGGTGCCTTCACAGGACTGGCTGGCCTGACACACCTGTCGCTGGGCAGCCTTCAGGGTCTCCCCCAGCTGGCACCCTATGGTTTCCGTGAGCTGCGTGGCTTGCAGGTCTTGGACCTGTCGGGTAACCCCAAGCTCAAGTGGGCAGGAGCTGAGGTGTTCTCAGGCCTAGGCTCCCTGCAGGAGCTGGACCTGTCGGGCACAGGCCTGGTGCCCGTGCCTGAGATGCTGCTCCTGCACCTCCCTGCACTGCAGAGCATCAGTGTGGGCCAGGGAAGGCAGTGCCGGCGCCTGGTACGGGAGGGGGCCTACCCCCGGCAGCCGGGCGCCAGCCCCAAGGTGGCCCTGCACTGCATAGACACTGGGGAACCAGCTTCCAGGGGCCCTGACACCTTGTGA